A window of Desulfuromonas sp. contains these coding sequences:
- a CDS encoding nucleotide pyrophosphohydrolase produces MSDQQTTLQELKERMAAFVRERDWEQYHAPKNLSMSIAIEAAELMEHFQWLTVEQSKALDAEALEEIGEELADIVIYALSMANTLGLDLSETVLAKMAKNIRKYPKEKVRGKSHKYTYYRDGE; encoded by the coding sequence GTGAGCGATCAGCAGACGACGCTGCAGGAGCTGAAGGAGAGGATGGCCGCCTTCGTGCGGGAGCGGGACTGGGAGCAGTACCACGCCCCCAAGAACCTCTCCATGTCCATCGCCATCGAGGCGGCCGAGCTGATGGAGCACTTCCAGTGGCTGACTGTGGAACAGTCGAAGGCCCTTGACGCCGAGGCCCTTGAGGAGATCGGCGAGGAGCTGGCCGACATCGTCATCTACGCTCTCTCCATGGCCAACACCCTCGGACTCGACCTCTCCGAGACGGTGCTGGCCAAGATGGCGAAGAATATCCGCAAATACCCGAAAGAGAAGGTGCGGGGCAAATCCCACAAGTACACCTACTATCGGGACGGGGAATGA
- a CDS encoding Maf family protein: MRTLVLASTSPYRLQLLRQLGLQFHVDAPLFKEEIDQEVAPELQVKHLAHHKAKSLRERYPDALILGADQVFVDARGHVLGKPGTAEGAFRQLREMAGRSHVFYTGVSLFDSASGDSVTDVATYTVTLRSLSDDQIRTYLERENPLDCAGSFKIEGLGIALMKRMAGDDYTALIGLPLTKVIDLLGRFGVEVL; the protein is encoded by the coding sequence ATGCGTACCCTCGTGCTCGCCTCGACAAGCCCCTACCGGCTGCAACTGCTGCGCCAGCTAGGCCTCCAGTTCCACGTCGACGCCCCCCTGTTCAAGGAGGAAATCGACCAGGAGGTGGCCCCCGAACTTCAGGTCAAGCACCTCGCCCACCACAAGGCCAAAAGCCTTCGGGAGAGATATCCCGATGCCCTGATCCTCGGCGCCGACCAGGTGTTCGTAGACGCCCGCGGCCATGTCCTGGGCAAGCCCGGGACGGCGGAGGGGGCCTTTCGGCAGCTTCGCGAGATGGCCGGGCGCAGCCACGTTTTCTACACGGGGGTCAGTCTCTTCGACAGCGCCTCGGGGGATTCGGTCACCGACGTCGCCACCTACACCGTGACCCTCCGCTCCCTGAGCGACGACCAGATCCGGACCTATCTCGAGCGGGAAAACCCCTTGGACTGCGCCGGCTCCTTCAAGATCGAGGGGCTGGGCATCGCCCTCATGAAGCGCATGGCGGGAGACGACTACACCGCCCTGATCGGCCTGCCCCTGACCAAGGTGATCGACCTCCTCGGCCGCTTCGGGGTGGAGGTTCTCTGA
- a CDS encoding transcriptional regulator, producing the protein MSGPVRKPGKPAKKYSQAARLHDVIRILKARYGATVAELAEECGVTRRTVYRDLQALEEAGYPLTREEQPDGTVLHGFISEFKDTLPITFSLQELMTLYFCRGQLAFLRGTPFQDDLDAIFARIRSALPARSVAHLERLAEAAVPRFQGLRDYSGKREILESLRDALLRQYRCKILYAPPRREAEEYLFDPYTLLFFKDSLYLGGFAHNRGALRLFLVDRLQRVEPGAERFEVPEDFRVEDLTGSAFGLIDDAPMAVRVRFAPEVAHLIRERTWHPDQLLAVEKGCSVVLSFDAGGEKEILSWLYSYIPHVEVLSPPELKRTFA; encoded by the coding sequence ATGAGCGGCCCGGTCCGCAAGCCGGGCAAGCCGGCCAAGAAATACAGCCAGGCGGCGCGGCTGCACGATGTGATCCGCATCCTCAAGGCCCGCTACGGCGCGACGGTTGCGGAGCTGGCCGAGGAGTGCGGGGTGACCCGCCGTACGGTCTACCGCGACCTGCAGGCCCTGGAGGAGGCCGGCTACCCCCTGACCCGCGAGGAGCAGCCCGACGGGACCGTGCTGCACGGCTTTATCTCCGAGTTCAAGGACACTCTTCCCATCACCTTCTCCCTGCAGGAGCTGATGACCCTCTACTTCTGCCGGGGCCAGCTCGCTTTTCTCCGCGGAACCCCCTTTCAGGACGACCTCGACGCCATCTTCGCTCGCATCCGCTCGGCCCTGCCGGCCCGCAGCGTGGCCCACCTCGAGCGCCTCGCCGAGGCGGCCGTGCCGCGCTTCCAGGGACTGCGCGACTACAGCGGCAAGCGGGAGATCCTTGAATCGCTTCGAGATGCCCTGCTTCGGCAGTACCGTTGCAAGATCCTTTACGCCCCGCCGCGGCGGGAGGCCGAGGAGTACCTTTTCGATCCCTACACACTCCTGTTTTTCAAGGACTCCCTCTACCTCGGGGGATTCGCCCACAACCGCGGCGCACTGCGCCTTTTTCTCGTCGATCGTCTTCAGCGCGTCGAGCCCGGCGCCGAGCGCTTCGAGGTTCCCGAAGATTTCCGGGTCGAAGACCTGACCGGCAGCGCCTTCGGGCTCATCGACGACGCGCCGATGGCGGTTCGGGTCCGCTTCGCCCCCGAGGTGGCCCACCTCATCCGTGAACGGACCTGGCACCCCGACCAGCTCCTCGCCGTTGAGAAGGGGTGCTCCGTCGTCCTTTCCTTCGATGCCGGCGGCGAAAAGGAAATCCTCTCCTGGCTCTATTCCTACATCCCCCACGTCGAAGTTCTCTCCCCGCCGGAACTGAAGCGCACCTTTGCCTAA
- a CDS encoding LamG-like jellyroll fold domain-containing protein, translating into MNPEKMRFALLVTFLLLVFDIGTAAAFVTGNDFSFVAVGTPQTEQVNVTLHDDWTVELTASGALSGPMKIDRGRRVFIGSGTYEGWSYRKALYEIDGYAGEIYQVCNGSQGWGALTGDLHGVAAFDGTARTLHLTSIGGVKASGTVALTLDNVINGTTSALADVPVRISTNTIAGMASGVCNGLIESNGTAVLIQSLESGFVLRDYSGDCGPGSTYLYADQSMVPDVMPRIGMSDGPLFGMHEATVYGPVVLGSAGEGRLEHVLAASPSTMAGSIGSLGQVTPPTDSYAVTAVGSRVYVADGHNGFRIIDAGEPAAPVEIGAIDLEGWTAGLAAAGDYVYAATGSDGLRIVDVSDPTQPVAVGFLDLTEARAVRVVGSRAYVVGYEGLHIVDVSDPANPAVIGSVDAEEASDLAVAGDYAYLAREMYGVTVIDVADPAHPYEVQSLGGGRSAATSLAIEARGDYLYFANASAGLWIYDLSDPANPVRVSTLSIPGYVSGLSLSGDIALVAGDRYGLWAVDISDPALPEIIANLDTPSAAFDVDAAASTAYVADYDSLQVAHFDFADISGTHILTMDVTVDQCSDITLTENTDLLVQEGSDPMSMPTTGAITGTSEVTVARQVSFLTGRSEGRGYSRSDWTLTEAGTGKVYRSTLYGVGLAPIGLQFGGSVGDINGTFEVEGGSVRLLITSVEGEQAGGELVLPVSVPTTFAQSSTLLATPVHYISGWQTSGAASGAASGPFLQIVDEEIQVPALAPGDSGLIMTTYWVGEPVEENESRGMIYIDGGTGILFGTHGPHRVMAASPVPGPCSPGNQHVLTAEMVLPGSDPVDNGVVAYYPLDGNGLDAGGNGLDAAVHGAVPVADRLGGAGAALRFDGSDYASIPDHVDFNIAGDLTIAAWVRAENLTDSKHIFSNMLEVSPHSGYMMSTVDGTLHFMAGDRSIFSTVRIDDGTWKHVVATLSGTTGTIYIDGVSHTSGTLGVPTYETHVDQTIGGAYTHATYNFPGDIDELTILNRALSGAEVTTLYTGVDQEDDGGDADGDGVSDNLDNCPQRENPDQGDFDEDGLGDSCDEDGDNDGFPDFYELPFRYDASEWQDGDGDGIGDNADNCPLVRNPDQLASGGNSYGDACSDDMDQDRMPNAYELANGLDPADPADASGDLDGDGRKNLTEYLNGTNPRVGGDPVTLFTEIGFIDLPGMQVNDIDLDLMTVYAAAMDAGVRIIDVGTPEMPTEIGAYEMATEAWEVACAAGYAYVGDSDMRVIDATDPAAPREIAHFPTEGWLWGMGTDLDYYYAADYHGGFRVFDLIDPARPVQVASIPVSGTVNDLVIDGRLALLATGSGIPEAPGVVRIIDLSDPTSPLEVGSFETPGMPTQVAVSGDYVFVGEFGREPGTDNGIRVLDISTPSAPIEVRFFYEPGMLIRDMAAQENMLYWIGSDQRLWAADVTDPTRLHGGNFTDLPAPAWSLRIDEKKVFLGDNEGLRVIRIDGPVAGASPGTENSHIWTNDLTIDRCSESLYSDHADVLVERDSQSGTVPVTGLINGTIEGTVDRRITILTGAKAGWGYFRTSWTVTSDSGEIYHSKGYGVVDITANKHYGALVGDISGTFRNDGPDTRLYVSSIRGEKASGEMVSPRPAPITFAETELLENTPLEISGGWEASGAASGPYSGPFWNNIEEAVYIPALAPEDPGFVKGTYRLGAASLADRGDSFVYMHGANGASIVYSGPYTGVGFGPLPTSCAQGTRFISRGEVVMHYNFVEPQNDVAIAVHPDDTEVLSEPVEILFEEISQAGSVKVLVDPGTPEPTSYHFNGTIFDISTTAAYSGSVEICLPYDDTGMSEQDELALSLLHFVGGRWVNITELSSADPNPDIDRNIVCGKTDSFSPFTVATPTPDDTDGDGILDGDELTTTFTDPNDPDTDGDGMLDGWENLYGLDPNADDASADADGDGLSNLQEFLSDRDPTAGISGASTATANRVPVMDGWWLLLGALGGMGVIGRRRKTSN; encoded by the coding sequence ATGAACCCCGAGAAAATGCGTTTTGCTTTGCTGGTCACCTTTTTGCTGCTCGTCTTCGACATCGGTACCGCGGCCGCCTTCGTGACGGGCAATGATTTTTCTTTTGTCGCCGTCGGAACTCCCCAGACCGAACAGGTCAATGTGACGCTTCACGACGACTGGACGGTCGAGTTGACCGCCTCCGGGGCCCTGAGCGGTCCGATGAAGATCGATCGCGGCCGCCGGGTCTTTATCGGAAGCGGCACCTACGAGGGCTGGTCGTACCGCAAGGCGCTCTACGAGATTGACGGCTACGCGGGGGAGATCTACCAGGTGTGCAACGGCAGCCAAGGCTGGGGAGCGCTTACCGGGGACCTCCACGGGGTGGCCGCCTTTGACGGTACGGCGCGAACACTTCACCTGACAAGCATCGGCGGGGTCAAGGCATCCGGCACGGTCGCCCTGACGCTCGACAACGTCATTAACGGCACCACCAGCGCCCTGGCCGACGTCCCGGTCAGGATCAGCACCAACACCATCGCCGGCATGGCCTCGGGTGTCTGCAACGGTCTGATCGAAAGCAACGGCACCGCGGTCCTGATCCAATCCCTCGAGAGCGGGTTCGTGCTGCGCGACTACTCGGGTGACTGCGGCCCGGGGTCGACCTACCTCTACGCCGACCAGAGCATGGTCCCCGATGTCATGCCCCGCATCGGCATGAGCGATGGCCCCCTGTTCGGCATGCACGAGGCGACGGTCTACGGCCCGGTCGTTCTCGGCTCTGCCGGCGAGGGCAGACTCGAGCACGTCTTGGCCGCCTCCCCCTCGACCATGGCGGGCAGTATCGGATCCCTGGGGCAGGTCACCCCGCCGACAGACAGCTACGCGGTCACCGCCGTCGGCAGCCGGGTTTATGTTGCCGACGGCCACAACGGGTTCCGGATCATCGACGCCGGCGAACCGGCCGCCCCCGTGGAGATCGGCGCCATAGACCTGGAGGGCTGGACCGCCGGGCTCGCAGCGGCTGGCGATTACGTCTACGCGGCGACCGGCTCTGACGGTTTGCGCATTGTCGACGTCAGCGACCCCACGCAGCCGGTTGCGGTCGGCTTCCTCGACCTGACCGAGGCCCGGGCGGTCCGCGTGGTCGGCTCTCGCGCCTATGTCGTCGGTTACGAGGGCCTGCACATCGTCGATGTCAGCGATCCGGCAAACCCCGCCGTCATCGGTTCCGTAGACGCGGAAGAGGCGTCTGACCTGGCGGTCGCCGGCGATTACGCTTACCTGGCCCGGGAGATGTACGGTGTGACGGTCATCGACGTCGCCGACCCGGCCCATCCCTACGAGGTCCAATCCCTGGGGGGCGGCAGGAGCGCAGCCACCTCCCTGGCCATCGAGGCGCGCGGCGACTATCTATATTTCGCCAACGCGTCTGCCGGTCTCTGGATCTACGACCTCAGCGATCCCGCGAACCCTGTCCGGGTCAGCACTCTTTCGATTCCGGGATACGTTTCGGGTCTGAGCCTCTCGGGCGACATTGCTCTTGTCGCCGGGGACCGCTACGGCCTCTGGGCGGTCGACATCAGCGACCCGGCCCTGCCCGAAATCATCGCCAACCTCGACACCCCTTCCGCGGCTTTCGACGTTGATGCCGCGGCCAGCACCGCCTATGTGGCCGACTACGACTCCCTCCAGGTCGCCCATTTCGATTTCGCCGACATCTCCGGAACCCATATCCTGACCATGGATGTCACGGTCGACCAGTGCAGCGATATCACCCTGACTGAAAACACCGACCTCCTCGTGCAGGAAGGTTCCGATCCCATGTCGATGCCCACTACGGGGGCCATCACCGGGACATCGGAGGTCACCGTCGCCAGGCAGGTTTCGTTCCTGACGGGCAGATCGGAAGGGAGGGGGTATTCCCGCAGCGACTGGACCCTGACCGAGGCGGGCACGGGCAAGGTCTACCGCTCCACTCTCTACGGGGTCGGCTTGGCGCCCATCGGCCTGCAGTTCGGCGGATCGGTCGGGGACATCAACGGCACCTTCGAAGTCGAAGGCGGCTCGGTCCGGCTCTTGATCACCAGCGTCGAAGGCGAACAGGCAGGCGGGGAACTGGTCCTTCCCGTCTCGGTCCCGACCACTTTTGCCCAGAGCAGCACCCTGCTTGCCACCCCGGTCCATTACATTTCCGGCTGGCAGACCTCCGGCGCCGCCAGCGGCGCCGCCAGCGGGCCCTTCCTGCAGATCGTTGATGAAGAAATACAGGTTCCCGCGCTGGCCCCGGGAGACTCGGGCTTGATCATGACCACCTACTGGGTCGGAGAGCCCGTCGAGGAGAACGAGTCGCGAGGGATGATCTATATCGATGGCGGAACGGGCATCCTCTTCGGCACCCACGGGCCGCATCGAGTCATGGCCGCGAGCCCCGTTCCGGGCCCTTGCAGTCCCGGGAACCAGCATGTTCTCACCGCCGAGATGGTGCTGCCCGGTTCGGATCCGGTCGACAACGGCGTCGTGGCGTACTATCCTCTCGACGGCAACGGCCTCGACGCGGGAGGCAACGGCCTCGACGCCGCGGTCCACGGCGCAGTCCCCGTTGCCGACCGTCTCGGCGGCGCGGGCGCCGCTCTCCGTTTCGACGGGAGCGACTACGCGAGCATCCCCGACCATGTCGATTTCAACATCGCCGGGGACCTGACCATCGCCGCCTGGGTCCGCGCCGAGAACCTGACCGATTCCAAACACATCTTCAGCAACATGCTCGAGGTCTCGCCCCACTCCGGTTACATGATGAGCACCGTGGACGGGACTCTGCACTTCATGGCGGGCGACAGGAGCATTTTCTCCACGGTGCGCATCGACGACGGCACCTGGAAGCATGTCGTCGCGACCCTCTCGGGGACGACCGGGACGATCTACATCGACGGCGTGTCGCACACCTCCGGTACGCTCGGCGTACCGACCTACGAAACGCATGTCGACCAGACCATCGGCGGCGCCTACACCCATGCGACCTACAACTTCCCCGGCGACATCGACGAGTTGACTATCCTCAACCGGGCTCTTTCGGGCGCCGAGGTGACGACCCTTTACACCGGCGTGGACCAGGAAGATGACGGCGGCGACGCCGACGGCGACGGCGTCAGCGACAACCTGGACAACTGCCCGCAGAGGGAGAACCCCGACCAGGGCGATTTCGACGAAGACGGCCTCGGCGACTCCTGCGACGAGGACGGCGACAACGACGGGTTCCCCGATTTCTACGAACTTCCCTTCCGCTATGACGCCAGCGAGTGGCAGGACGGCGACGGCGACGGCATCGGCGACAACGCCGACAACTGCCCGCTGGTTCGCAACCCGGACCAGCTCGCCTCGGGCGGCAACAGTTACGGCGACGCCTGCAGCGATGACATGGACCAGGACCGGATGCCGAACGCCTACGAACTGGCCAACGGCCTCGATCCCGCCGACCCGGCCGACGCCTCGGGCGACCTCGACGGCGACGGGCGCAAGAACCTGACCGAATATCTCAACGGCACCAATCCCAGGGTCGGCGGGGACCCTGTCACCCTCTTTACCGAAATCGGCTTTATCGACCTCCCGGGGATGCAGGTCAACGACATCGATCTCGATTTAATGACCGTCTATGCCGCCGCCATGGACGCGGGAGTCCGGATCATCGATGTCGGTACGCCCGAAATGCCCACCGAGATTGGCGCCTACGAGATGGCGACCGAGGCCTGGGAGGTGGCCTGCGCAGCCGGCTACGCCTATGTCGGCGATTCCGACATGCGGGTCATCGACGCCACCGACCCGGCCGCACCGCGGGAGATCGCCCATTTCCCCACCGAGGGCTGGCTCTGGGGCATGGGTACCGATCTCGATTACTACTACGCCGCCGATTACCATGGGGGATTCCGGGTGTTCGATCTTATCGACCCGGCCCGCCCAGTGCAGGTCGCCTCGATCCCCGTCTCCGGCACGGTCAACGATCTGGTGATCGACGGTCGCCTGGCTCTTCTGGCGACAGGCTCCGGCATCCCGGAGGCCCCGGGTGTCGTCCGCATCATTGACCTGAGCGATCCGACTTCGCCCCTGGAGGTCGGTTCTTTCGAAACCCCAGGCATGCCGACTCAGGTTGCCGTTTCCGGCGACTACGTCTTTGTCGGCGAGTTCGGCAGGGAGCCCGGCACGGACAACGGGATCAGGGTTCTCGACATCTCCACCCCCTCCGCCCCCATCGAGGTCAGATTCTTTTATGAGCCGGGAATGTTGATCCGGGACATGGCGGCCCAGGAGAACATGCTTTACTGGATCGGCAGCGATCAGCGTCTGTGGGCGGCCGATGTCACCGACCCGACCCGGTTGCACGGCGGCAATTTCACCGATCTGCCAGCCCCCGCCTGGAGCCTGCGAATCGATGAGAAAAAGGTTTTTCTCGGCGACAACGAAGGCCTGCGGGTGATCCGGATCGACGGACCGGTAGCGGGCGCATCGCCCGGTACGGAAAATAGCCACATCTGGACCAACGACCTGACCATCGACCGGTGTTCGGAGTCGCTCTACAGCGACCACGCCGACGTCCTCGTCGAGAGGGACTCGCAATCGGGGACGGTTCCGGTCACCGGCCTGATCAACGGAACCATTGAGGGCACCGTCGATCGGCGCATCACGATCCTGACCGGCGCGAAGGCCGGCTGGGGCTACTTCCGCACCAGCTGGACCGTGACGTCCGATTCGGGGGAGATCTACCACTCCAAGGGCTACGGGGTGGTCGACATCACCGCCAACAAGCATTACGGCGCACTGGTCGGAGACATCAGCGGCACCTTCCGCAACGACGGGCCGGATACCCGCCTCTACGTCAGCAGCATTCGCGGGGAGAAGGCGAGCGGCGAAATGGTCTCGCCCCGGCCCGCTCCCATCACCTTCGCCGAGACCGAACTGCTCGAGAACACCCCGCTTGAAATCTCTGGCGGCTGGGAGGCCTCCGGCGCCGCCTCGGGGCCATACAGCGGGCCCTTCTGGAACAACATCGAAGAGGCGGTATACATCCCGGCCCTGGCGCCGGAAGATCCGGGCTTCGTCAAGGGCACTTACCGGCTCGGCGCCGCCTCGCTGGCCGACAGGGGCGATAGCTTCGTCTACATGCACGGCGCCAACGGGGCCAGCATCGTGTATTCGGGGCCCTATACCGGCGTCGGCTTCGGCCCGCTGCCGACCTCCTGCGCGCAGGGAACCCGCTTCATTTCCCGGGGCGAGGTCGTGATGCACTACAACTTCGTCGAACCGCAGAACGATGTGGCGATCGCCGTTCACCCGGACGATACCGAGGTTTTGAGCGAACCGGTCGAGATCCTCTTCGAGGAGATCAGCCAGGCCGGATCGGTGAAAGTCCTGGTCGATCCCGGCACACCGGAGCCGACCAGCTACCATTTCAACGGCACCATCTTCGATATTTCGACCACCGCAGCTTACTCGGGCAGCGTCGAGATCTGTCTGCCCTACGACGACACCGGCATGAGCGAGCAGGACGAGCTCGCCCTTTCACTGCTGCACTTCGTCGGCGGCCGCTGGGTCAACATTACCGAGCTGAGCTCAGCCGACCCCAACCCGGACATCGACAGGAACATCGTCTGCGGCAAGACCGATTCCTTCTCGCCCTTCACCGTCGCCACCCCGACTCCCGACGACACCGACGGCGACGGCATCCTCGACGGAGATGAACTGACGACGACGTTCACCGATCCCAACGATCCCGACACCGACGGCGACGGCATGCTCGATGGCTGGGAAAACCTCTACGGTCTCGACCCGAACGCTGACGACGCATCGGCGGATGCCGACGGCGACGGATTGTCCAACCTGCAGGAGTTCCTGTCGGACAGGGACCCGACGGCGGGCATATCCGGCGCGTCCACTGCCACGGCCAACCGCGTTCCGGTCATGGACGGCTGGTGGCTTCTGCTCGGGGCCCTCGGCGGCATGGGCGTGATCGGGCGCCGCAGGAAAACCTCTAACTGA
- the guaA gene encoding glutamine-hydrolyzing GMP synthase: protein MIQDIHQEKILILDFGSQYTQLIARRVREAHVYCELHPFDMDLKAIKAFAPTGIILSGGPKSVYDEGAPAIEEELFELGVPVLGICYGMQLMSRHFAGEVVPAGKREYGHADLEAMGQPGPLFDGFFADGRSPVWMSHGDHVETMPQGFETVARTANAPVCAIQNLQRNLYGVQFHPEVNHTPRGELLIDTFVRKICGCSGQWTPGQIIEDAVARIREKVGDEEVILGLSGGVDSSVAAALIHRAIGDQLTCVFVDNGLLRLGEGDQVMATFGENLGVKVIRVDAEDRFLAGLAGETDPEKKRKVIGNLFVDIFEEESKKLANAKWLAQGTIYPDVIESAGAKTGKAHNIKSHHNVGGLPDYMTLKLLEPLREMFKDEVRAVGEELGLPHRMVWRHPFPGPGLGVRILGEVKKEFCDILRQADAIYIEELYASGHYDKISQAFAVFLPVKSVGVMGDGRTYEYVVALRAVETKDFMTAGWYPMPYEDLARISSRIINEVKGINRVTYDISSKPPATIEWE from the coding sequence ATGATTCAGGACATCCACCAGGAAAAAATTCTCATCCTCGATTTCGGCTCCCAGTACACTCAGCTGATCGCCCGCCGGGTGCGCGAGGCCCATGTCTACTGCGAACTGCATCCCTTCGACATGGATCTGAAGGCGATCAAGGCCTTCGCGCCCACCGGCATCATCCTCTCCGGCGGGCCCAAGTCGGTCTACGACGAGGGGGCTCCGGCGATCGAGGAAGAGCTGTTCGAACTCGGCGTGCCGGTACTCGGCATCTGCTACGGCATGCAGCTCATGAGCCGCCATTTCGCCGGCGAGGTTGTGCCCGCCGGCAAGCGCGAGTACGGTCACGCCGATCTCGAGGCGATGGGCCAGCCGGGACCGCTCTTCGACGGGTTCTTCGCCGACGGCAGGAGCCCGGTCTGGATGAGTCACGGCGATCACGTCGAGACGATGCCGCAGGGCTTCGAGACGGTCGCCCGCACCGCCAACGCCCCGGTTTGCGCCATCCAGAACCTTCAGCGCAACCTCTACGGGGTGCAGTTCCACCCCGAGGTCAACCATACGCCGCGCGGCGAACTGCTGATCGATACCTTCGTGCGCAAGATCTGCGGCTGCAGCGGCCAGTGGACGCCGGGGCAGATCATCGAGGACGCCGTCGCCCGCATCCGCGAGAAGGTCGGCGACGAAGAGGTGATCCTCGGCCTGTCCGGCGGCGTCGATTCGTCGGTGGCCGCCGCCCTGATCCATCGCGCCATCGGCGACCAGCTGACCTGCGTCTTCGTCGACAACGGCCTGCTGCGCCTCGGCGAGGGGGACCAGGTGATGGCGACCTTCGGCGAGAACCTCGGGGTCAAAGTGATCCGGGTCGACGCCGAAGACCGCTTCCTGGCGGGACTGGCCGGCGAGACCGACCCGGAGAAGAAGCGCAAGGTCATCGGCAACCTCTTCGTCGATATCTTTGAAGAAGAGTCGAAAAAGCTGGCCAATGCCAAATGGCTTGCCCAGGGGACGATCTACCCCGACGTCATCGAGAGCGCCGGGGCGAAGACCGGCAAGGCGCACAACATCAAGAGCCATCACAACGTCGGCGGCCTGCCCGACTACATGACCCTCAAGCTGCTCGAGCCGCTGCGCGAGATGTTCAAGGACGAGGTGCGCGCCGTCGGCGAGGAGCTCGGCCTGCCCCACCGCATGGTCTGGCGCCACCCGTTTCCCGGACCGGGGCTGGGGGTGCGCATCCTCGGCGAGGTCAAGAAGGAGTTCTGCGACATCCTGCGCCAGGCCGACGCCATCTACATCGAGGAACTCTACGCCAGCGGCCACTACGACAAGATCAGCCAGGCCTTCGCCGTCTTCCTCCCGGTCAAGAGCGTCGGCGTCATGGGCGACGGGCGCACCTACGAGTACGTCGTCGCCCTGCGCGCCGTGGAGACGAAGGACTTCATGACCGCCGGCTGGTACCCGATGCCCTACGAGGATTTGGCCCGCATCAGCAGCCGCATCATCAACGAGGTCAAGGGGATCAACCGGGTCACCTACGATATCTCGAGCAAGCCGCCCGCGACGATCGAGTGGGAGTAG
- a CDS encoding archaeosortase/exosortase family protein, with the protein MTKKQKIPVQHPGAASSRPRFPVGRVCTVFALLVFGLNLAHWQLMTPGYLLPLQEATARITAALVSASGIPLTLTGIEIIMPEAHWKIVAECTAYSAAFVYLSFVFAYPAKVRSKAIGMAVGIPFLFAANIVRLVGLAWVVRLIPRHEALVHDYVWQVAFLFLLILMWLAWIEMVVKREDKCVVPG; encoded by the coding sequence ATGACAAAGAAACAAAAAATACCCGTACAACATCCGGGGGCGGCAAGCAGCCGCCCCCGGTTTCCTGTCGGCCGGGTCTGCACGGTCTTTGCGCTGCTCGTGTTCGGGCTCAACCTGGCCCATTGGCAACTCATGACGCCGGGCTACCTCCTGCCCCTGCAGGAGGCGACGGCCCGTATCACGGCGGCACTGGTCTCTGCCTCGGGCATTCCCCTGACCCTGACGGGGATCGAAATCATCATGCCGGAGGCGCACTGGAAAATCGTCGCGGAGTGCACCGCATACTCGGCGGCTTTCGTATACCTCTCCTTCGTCTTCGCCTATCCGGCCAAGGTGAGGTCCAAGGCCATCGGGATGGCCGTCGGGATACCCTTTCTGTTTGCCGCCAATATCGTCCGCCTGGTCGGATTGGCTTGGGTGGTGCGGCTGATCCCTCGCCACGAGGCTCTGGTGCACGACTACGTGTGGCAGGTGGCGTTTCTTTTTCTGTTGATCCTGATGTGGCTGGCCTGGATCGAGATGGTGGTGAAGCGTGAAGATAAATGTGTTGTTCCTGGCTAA